Proteins encoded by one window of Pempheris klunzingeri isolate RE-2024b chromosome 14, fPemKlu1.hap1, whole genome shotgun sequence:
- the LOC139213434 gene encoding odorant receptor 131-2-like: MSKSNESQTNVSVELQYQSLVERLVFSSVTTLPCCVFLFINVTMLFTLRSKVVFRETSRYVLLFNLLLADTVLLIQSQLLYLLSACRIMLMYPVCGLLTMLADLNTLVSPLTLVVMSLERYVAVCYPLRHAAVVTIRNTSVAVAVLWASNSLKVLVQVVLMSNFSFKDPQSLQMTDFCGKDDIFLYPASDLHDKAYTYFVFVSAGVAVSCSYVGVTAAARSASTDRASARKARNTLLLHLVQLSLSLSSTVHNPLLIAISQVLDRIVLVRVQIVLYVSVIILPRCLSSLIYGFRDQTIRPALMCNLCCQWRSSVSPPAETKISVHISSYYS, encoded by the coding sequence ATGTCAAAGTCAAACGAGTCCCAGACCAACGTGAGTGTGGAGCTGCAGTACCAGAGCTTAGTGGAGAGGCTGGTGTTCTCCTCTGTGACCACGCTGCCCTGCTGTGTGTTCCTCTTCATTAACGTCACCATGCTGTTCACCCTGAGGAGCAAAGTGGTGTTCCGTGAGACGTCCCGTTACGTTCTGCTGTTTAACCTCCTGTTAGCAGACACTGTGCTGCTGATTCAGAGTCagttactgtatttactgtctgCTTGTAGGATAATGCTGATGTATCCGGTGTGTGGTCTCCTCACCATGCTCGCCGATCTCAATACTCTGGTCTCCCCCCTCACGTTGGTGGTGATGTCTCTGGAGAGGTATGTAGCTGTGTGCTACCCGCTGAGGCACGCTGCCGTCGTCACCATCAGAAACACAAGCGTGGCCGTCGCTGTGCTCTGGGCCTCCAACTCACTGAAAGTCCTCGTTCAAGTTGTTCTGAtgtcaaacttttcttttaaagaccCCCAGAGCCTGCAGATGACTGACTTCTGCGGCAAAGACGACATTTTCCTCTATCCGGCATCTGATCTTCACGACAAAGCCTACActtactttgtgtttgtctcgGCCGGCGTGGCCGTCAGCTGTTCCTATGTTGGCGTGACGGCGGCGGCCAGGTCGGCCTCCACAGACAGAGCTTCGGCCCGTAAGGCTCGTAAcacgctgctgctgcacctGGTGCAGCTGAGCCTCAGCCTGTCCTCCACCGTGCACAACCCACTGCTCATAGCCATCTCACAGGTCCTGGACAGGATCGTCCTTGTGCGCGTCCAGATTGTTCTTTATGTGTCTGTCATCATCCTCCCCAGATGTCTGAGCTCTCTCATCTACGGATTCAGAGACCAGACCATCAGACCCGCTCTCATGTGTAACCTCTGCTGTCAGTGGAGGAGCTCAGTTTCTCCCCCAGCCGAAACAAAAATCAGCGTTCACATCTCTTCATATTATTCATAA
- the LOC139213435 gene encoding odorant receptor 131-2-like, with translation MICTFFYINSVLLFTLRDKRLFCETSRYILLYNLLFAHTVHMVSNLLLYLLFSLWIKLAYYACGVLVLISILTATISPLTLAVMAIERYVAVCFPLRHAAIFTVRSTGVAITLVWAFSFIHILIRVCMLLYLFMNVPLSVHMAKRCSKEIFFFTPIFHDFEEVYASAVFLSVGVAIVASYIGVALATRSASTDNASARKALQTLPLNCTCIPALYRRKQRSDVKV, from the exons ATGAT CTGCACTTTCTTCTACATCAACAGCGTCCTGTTGTTCACGCTGAGGGACAAGCGGCTGTTTTGTGAGACGTCCCGCTACATCTTACTGTACAACCTGCTCTTCGCCCACACGGTTCACATGGTGTCGAACCTTCTGCTGTActtgctgttttctttgtggATAAAACTGGCGTATTATGCATGTGGGGTCCTCGTCCTGATCTCCATTCTCACCGCCACAATCTCCCCCCTCACCCTGGCTGTGATGGCGATAGAGAGATATGTGGCGGTGTGTTTTCCCCTCAGGCATGCTGCCATCTTCACCGTCAGGAGCACGGGCGTGGCCATCACTCTGGTGTGGGCCTTCAGCTTCATCCACATCCTCATTAGAGTTTGCATGCTGTTATATCTGTTCATGAACGTGCCCCTGAGCGTGCACATGGCTAAGCGGTGCTCTAAAGAAATCTTTTTCTTCACACCGATCTTTCATGATTTCGAGGAGGTGTATGCCAGCGCTGTCTTCCTGTCGGTGGGTGTAGCGATCGTAGCCTCCTACATCGGCGTGGCGCTCGCCACCAGGTCGGCGTCGACAGACAACGCCTCGGCCAGAAAGGCTCTTCAGACGCTCCCTCTAAACTGTACATGTATTCCAGCTTTATACCGAAGGAAGCAGCGCTCTGATGTGAAAGTGTGA
- the LOC139213437 gene encoding odorant receptor 131-2-like, whose protein sequence is MLHADVSVSNVSVELQYQSLVERLVFSSVTTLPCCVFLFINVTMLFTLRSKVVFRETSRYVLLFNLLLADTVLLIQSQLLYLLAACRIMLMYPVCGLLTMLADLTNEVSPLTLVVMSLERYVAVCYPLRHAAVVTIRNTAGAIILVWAFSSLNILTRVLLLVDFPFEDQESLQMTDLCSDIAMFLGPMSRHYDEAYTCFLFLSAGVAVASSYIGVIIAARSASTDRASVRKARNTLLLHLVQLGLSLSSTVYNPLLIALSRTVSRIVFVRVQTVLYVCTFIFPRCLSSLIYGIRDQTIRPALMHRLCCQVRPKPKQRSPAVFRFWGGRLCRKETENVETSVITSIAP, encoded by the coding sequence ATGTTGCATGCAGATGTCTCTGTGTCCAACGTGAGTGTGGAGCTGCAGTACCAGAGCTTAGTGGAGAGGCTGGTGTTCTCCTCTGTGACCACGCTGCCCTGCTGTGTGTTCCTCTTCATTAACGTCACCATGCTGTTCACCCTGAGGAGCAAAGTGGTGTTCCGTGAGACGTCCCGTTACGTTCTGCTGTTTAACCTCCTGTTAGCAGACACTGTGCTGCTGATTCAGAGTCAGTTACTGTATTTACTGGCTGCTTGTAGGATAATGCTGATGTATCCGGTGTGTGGTCTCCTCACCATGCTCGCCGATCTCACAAACGAGGTCTCCCCCCTCACGCTGGTGGTGATGTCTCTGGAGAGGTATGTAGCTGTGTGCTACCCGCTGAGGCACGCTGCCGTCGTCACcatcagaaacacagcaggagctATAATTCTGGTTTGGGCCTTCAGTTCACTAAACATCTTAACTCGAGTTCTTTTGCTTGTAGATTTTCCGTTTGAGGACCAGGAGAGTCTGCAGATGACAGACTTGTGCTCAGATATAGCCATGTTTCTGGGCCCAATGTCCCGTCATTATGACGAAGCCTAcacttgtttcctgtttctctcaGCCGGCGTGGCCGTCGCCTCCTCCTATATTGGCGTCATCATAGCGGCCAGGTCGGCCTCCACAGACAGAGCATCGGTCCGTAAGGCTCGTAAcacgctgctgctgcacctGGTGCAGCTGGGCCTCAGCCTGTCCTCCACCGTGTACAACCCACTGCTCATCGCTCTGTCCAGGACTGTGAGCAGGATCGTGTTTGTGCGCGTCCAGACCGTCCTTTATGTCTGTACCTTCATCTTCCCCAGATGTCTGAGCTCTCTCATCTATGGAATAAGAGACCAGACCATCAGACCCGCTCTCATGCACCGTCTCTGCTGTCAGGTCAGACCAAAGCCAAAGCAGAGAAGTCCGGCTGTGTTCAGGTTCTGGGGAGGCCGTCTGTGCaggaaagaaactgaaaatgtagaAACAAGTGTAATAACCAGTATTGCTCCTTGA